A window of Pirellula sp. SH-Sr6A contains these coding sequences:
- a CDS encoding rhomboid family intramembrane serine protease: MFFPISDDDREITTVSYVTYGLLAANVLLFIVQLVDPMFTYGWSVIPKEITSGVDLIEPQPLEIPGQGVVQIPQAPGPPIVWLTLLSSMFMHGGFGHIAGNMLYLWIFGDNVEHRFGHAKFLLFYLSAGLVGSLAQIWMDRDSVIPNLGASGAISGIMGAYLVLFPHNRINAIFLYQVVTVPAVVVLGMWILMQLVSGYGSIAATTVSAGGVAYLAHIGGFVAGAAAAAFCRMQMPNEPDSVLYRQYQRDPRDRRLW; encoded by the coding sequence ATGTTTTTTCCAATCAGCGACGATGATCGCGAAATCACCACCGTCTCCTATGTGACCTACGGGTTGCTGGCTGCCAACGTCCTGCTCTTTATCGTCCAGCTTGTGGACCCGATGTTTACCTATGGCTGGAGCGTGATCCCCAAAGAGATAACGAGCGGAGTCGATTTAATCGAGCCTCAACCGTTGGAGATACCGGGTCAGGGAGTTGTGCAGATCCCGCAGGCTCCCGGGCCCCCGATTGTGTGGCTCACTCTTTTGAGCTCTATGTTCATGCATGGTGGGTTCGGACATATCGCTGGCAATATGCTCTACCTGTGGATTTTCGGCGACAACGTCGAGCATCGATTCGGGCACGCCAAATTTTTGCTCTTTTATCTCTCGGCAGGGTTGGTCGGAAGTCTTGCTCAGATTTGGATGGATCGCGATAGCGTTATTCCGAACTTGGGAGCATCCGGGGCCATTTCCGGAATTATGGGCGCCTATCTCGTTTTGTTTCCACACAATCGGATCAACGCGATATTCTTGTATCAAGTCGTTACGGTGCCGGCCGTGGTAGTGCTCGGCATGTGGATTTTAATGCAATTGGTGAGTGGTTATGGTTCCATCGCTGCGACCACCGTCTCCGCGGGGGGTGTTGCTTATTTGGCTCATATCGGTGGTTTTGTGGCAGGGGCTGCGGCCGCGGCCTTCTGCCGGATGCAGATGCCTAATGAGCCCGACAGCGTGTTATACCGGCAATACCAACGGGACCCTCGCGATCGACGGCTTTGGTAG
- a CDS encoding RNA polymerase sigma factor RpoD/SigA — translation MAKTGPYLDDVEEPQDEEIRSISRRRSPKDGAQLQSPLETYLREINETKLLTAEDEQMLARAIAKGDAAARDRMVRANLRLVVNISRSYVGKGLALQDLIEEGNLGLLRAVEGFDPDMGTRFSTYASYWIKQSIKRALINSAKTIRIPAYMVELLSKWRRATARLSDELGRMPTQEEVARVLGLPKKKLPIIKKAIQVYNATPQSDQSDSGWSLGEMVMDERLKSPDEALLDHDVLKTAIELLGTLDTREATVLKLRFGLGDTPPHTLKEIGAELGLTRERVRQIETEALNRLQHALKDPKERLGLA, via the coding sequence ATGGCAAAAACTGGCCCATACTTAGACGACGTGGAGGAGCCACAGGACGAAGAGATCCGTTCGATCTCTCGTCGACGCAGTCCCAAGGATGGTGCACAGCTTCAATCTCCCCTGGAGACCTACCTGAGAGAGATTAACGAGACCAAGCTCTTGACGGCCGAGGACGAGCAAATGCTCGCGAGAGCAATTGCGAAAGGTGACGCGGCCGCCCGAGATCGAATGGTCCGTGCCAACCTTCGACTCGTTGTGAACATTTCTCGCAGCTATGTTGGCAAAGGACTCGCGTTACAAGATCTCATCGAAGAAGGAAACTTGGGATTGTTGCGCGCCGTGGAAGGATTTGATCCGGACATGGGAACGCGATTTAGCACCTACGCCAGCTATTGGATCAAGCAGTCGATCAAACGCGCTCTGATCAACTCCGCGAAGACGATCCGCATCCCCGCCTACATGGTCGAGCTTCTGAGCAAATGGCGACGTGCCACCGCGCGGCTCTCGGATGAACTCGGTCGAATGCCGACCCAAGAAGAAGTAGCCCGCGTTCTGGGGCTTCCTAAGAAGAAGCTCCCAATCATCAAAAAAGCAATTCAAGTCTACAACGCCACACCCCAAAGCGACCAATCCGACTCAGGATGGTCTCTGGGTGAGATGGTGATGGACGAACGGTTGAAGAGCCCCGATGAAGCGCTCCTCGACCACGATGTTTTGAAGACAGCCATCGAACTGCTTGGGACCCTCGATACCCGCGAAGCAACGGTGCTTAAACTCCGCTTCGGATTGGGGGACACCCCACCTCACACCCTGAAAGAAATCGGAGCCGAACTCGGTCTGACACGGGAACGTGTAAGGCAAATCGAAACCGAAGCTCTCAATCGATTGCAGCACGCCCTGAAAGATCCCAAAGAACGACTCGGCTTGGCTTAA
- a CDS encoding glycine C-acetyltransferase has product MKSQFLEYLSNSLQSMRDAGTFKTERIIGSAQGAMVELEDGRKLLNMCANNYLGLAHHPSVQQAAEEALHRWGYGMASVRFICGTQSIHKDLEKQLSRFLGFEDTILYNSCWDANGGLFETILTAEDAIISDELNHASIIDGIRLCKAQRLRYKNNNMDDLRAKLEEAKSARFRLIATDGVFSMDGTIADLATICELADEYDAMVMVDDSHAVGFVGAKGRGTHEHCGVLDRIDIMTGTLGKALGGASGGYTSGSKELVELLRQRSRTYLFSNTIAPPVVAGAIRALEILEHSTELRDKLESNTQFFREEMFRRGMTILPGTHPITPVMIGDAAQAARVAQAMLEDGIYVIAFSYPVVPQGKARIRTQVSAAHDRAQLLMAAESFEKRTKLAK; this is encoded by the coding sequence ATGAAATCTCAATTCTTGGAATACTTGTCCAACTCCCTCCAAAGCATGCGTGATGCGGGAACCTTTAAGACGGAACGTATTATCGGTTCTGCGCAAGGAGCCATGGTGGAGCTAGAGGATGGCCGCAAGTTGCTCAATATGTGTGCGAACAACTATTTGGGCTTAGCGCATCACCCGAGTGTGCAGCAGGCCGCCGAGGAGGCACTGCATCGTTGGGGATATGGAATGGCATCGGTTCGTTTCATTTGTGGGACACAATCGATTCACAAGGATCTGGAGAAACAACTCAGTCGATTCCTGGGGTTCGAAGACACCATCCTTTACAATTCCTGCTGGGATGCCAACGGCGGACTTTTTGAGACCATCTTGACTGCGGAAGATGCCATCATCTCGGATGAGCTCAATCATGCCAGCATCATCGATGGTATTCGATTGTGCAAAGCCCAGCGACTTCGCTACAAGAACAATAACATGGACGACCTTCGGGCCAAGCTCGAGGAGGCCAAGTCGGCTCGCTTTCGATTGATTGCCACCGATGGAGTGTTCTCGATGGATGGCACGATCGCAGACTTGGCCACAATATGCGAGTTGGCCGACGAGTACGATGCGATGGTCATGGTGGATGACTCCCACGCAGTAGGCTTTGTGGGGGCCAAAGGGCGCGGCACGCACGAGCACTGCGGCGTCCTCGATCGCATCGACATCATGACCGGGACACTTGGCAAAGCATTGGGGGGTGCGAGTGGCGGTTACACCTCAGGGAGCAAGGAGCTCGTCGAGCTTCTACGGCAACGGTCTCGCACGTACCTCTTTTCCAATACGATCGCTCCCCCCGTTGTTGCGGGTGCTATACGTGCTCTGGAGATTTTGGAACACTCCACGGAGCTGCGCGATAAGCTCGAGTCCAATACGCAATTCTTTCGGGAAGAGATGTTTCGTCGCGGGATGACCATTCTGCCCGGCACGCACCCGATCACTCCCGTGATGATTGGAGATGCTGCGCAAGCCGCGCGGGTTGCGCAAGCGATGCTGGAGGATGGGATCTACGTGATCGCCTTCTCCTATCCTGTTGTACCGCAGGGGAAAGCCCGCATTCGAACGCAAGTCTCCGCGGCGCATGATCGAGCCCAATTGCTCATGGCAGCCGAATCCTTCGAAAAGCGAACGAAGCTGGCCAAGTAA
- a CDS encoding ribosome-binding factor A — protein MKHHSRKPDFSTGSGARSQPSFDRKTLQLCSQVRRVLEYGVDEVLHGEALVAVTDVIPAPDASHLLVLVQPMGDTTIEETEAIQQRLVASATQLRAMVAEGISRRKTPSLSFQVLPPFIVEQKT, from the coding sequence ATGAAACATCATTCACGAAAACCCGACTTTTCCACCGGAAGCGGGGCTCGCTCCCAACCGAGCTTCGATCGCAAAACACTCCAACTTTGTTCGCAGGTCCGCCGCGTGCTGGAATACGGTGTAGACGAAGTCCTTCACGGGGAGGCGCTGGTGGCGGTTACCGATGTGATCCCGGCACCCGACGCATCGCATTTGCTCGTGCTGGTTCAACCGATGGGAGATACGACCATCGAAGAAACCGAGGCGATCCAACAGCGACTCGTCGCTTCCGCAACGCAATTGCGCGCGATGGTCGCAGAGGGAATCTCCCGGCGAAAGACGCCGTCGCTTTCATTCCAAGTCCTCCCGCCCTTCATCGTCGAGCAAAAAACGTAG
- a CDS encoding carbon starvation protein A, with amino-acid sequence MMHAMPIMLGVLAAMAVAYRYYSAFLAARVASLDESRATPAQRLDDGQNYHPTNRWILFGHHFAAISGAGPLIGPVLAIQFGYMPGLIWLIVGVCLAGAVQDFLVLAASVRHDGKSLAEIARSILGPTVGWLASLAILFIVIIALSGLGVVVVKALGGEQVNLLAGAKIEYSGELATSPSPAGTMLEIPEGSKVIYPRGESTRSERFTIRVPEKELAAATAQPGSILIPAKSVELIKGSSWGTFTIFCTIPIALFVGLYMYRFRRGHIVEASLIGAIGVLGATVAGNWIPGSWLEPYFSLSREGITLSICLYGFIASVLPVWLLLCPRDYLSSFLKIGTIGVLIGGILIANPRLEAPAWNEYYAGGGGPYFSGAVFPFVFICIMCGAISGFHALVSSGTTPKMVSNEKDIRLIGYGSMLMEGLVAVCALIAAASLPAGDYWAINIDLSKIEKHAEILQKMNADTDHLQELERQVGGETLRGRTGGAVTLAVGMSKIMTDSMQRFSSSFSMDGVVKYWFHFAIMFEALFILTTIDTGTRIARFLLQEILGKLHPQFAKMDWMPGVLISTALVTLGWGSLIWSSSIDTIWPMFGIANQLLAGIALCVVTAWMFQSGRGKWWWTTVIPLCFIALTTLTASAQMITGNFLPMFSNGLRAGVYGDTLRGGLCTAAILFLIICFVVIVIATINRCVEFSNRPKKEAT; translated from the coding sequence ATGATGCACGCAATGCCAATCATGCTGGGAGTTTTGGCCGCGATGGCAGTGGCTTATCGGTATTACAGCGCGTTTCTCGCCGCTCGTGTCGCCTCCTTGGATGAAAGTCGAGCCACTCCCGCCCAACGCCTCGATGATGGTCAAAATTACCATCCGACCAATCGATGGATCCTTTTCGGCCATCACTTCGCAGCTATATCCGGCGCAGGCCCTCTCATCGGCCCCGTTCTAGCCATTCAATTTGGTTATATGCCCGGACTGATTTGGTTGATTGTGGGAGTCTGCTTGGCAGGCGCAGTCCAGGACTTTTTGGTGCTGGCGGCGAGCGTCCGGCACGATGGAAAAAGTTTGGCAGAAATTGCTCGTTCGATCCTCGGCCCCACTGTTGGCTGGCTGGCATCCCTGGCAATCCTCTTCATCGTGATCATCGCCCTTTCCGGTCTGGGGGTGGTCGTCGTCAAAGCACTTGGGGGGGAACAAGTCAATTTGCTGGCAGGGGCCAAGATCGAATACTCGGGAGAACTCGCCACCTCGCCATCCCCCGCCGGAACCATGCTGGAAATCCCTGAAGGTTCGAAGGTCATCTATCCTCGAGGCGAATCCACCCGGAGCGAACGATTCACAATCCGTGTCCCCGAAAAGGAACTGGCCGCCGCTACCGCACAGCCCGGCTCGATTCTGATCCCTGCCAAGTCGGTCGAACTGATCAAAGGCAGTTCCTGGGGTACCTTCACCATTTTTTGCACAATCCCAATCGCCCTCTTTGTCGGCCTCTATATGTACCGCTTTCGACGCGGACATATCGTCGAAGCTTCGTTGATCGGAGCGATCGGAGTGCTCGGTGCTACAGTTGCAGGGAACTGGATTCCCGGCTCCTGGTTGGAACCCTACTTCTCCCTATCCCGCGAAGGAATCACCCTGTCGATCTGCCTCTATGGATTCATCGCTTCGGTCCTCCCGGTCTGGCTCCTCCTCTGTCCACGTGACTATCTATCGAGCTTTCTCAAGATTGGTACGATCGGTGTCTTGATCGGTGGGATCTTGATCGCTAACCCCAGACTCGAAGCACCCGCTTGGAATGAATACTACGCAGGCGGAGGAGGACCTTATTTCTCCGGCGCCGTCTTCCCGTTTGTATTCATCTGCATCATGTGCGGTGCGATCTCTGGATTCCACGCGTTGGTCTCTTCGGGCACGACCCCGAAAATGGTGTCTAACGAAAAAGACATTCGCTTGATCGGCTACGGGTCGATGCTGATGGAAGGTCTCGTGGCTGTGTGCGCTCTTATCGCTGCGGCTTCCCTCCCAGCAGGGGACTACTGGGCGATCAATATCGATTTGAGCAAGATCGAGAAACATGCGGAGATCCTTCAAAAGATGAATGCGGACACCGACCACTTGCAGGAACTAGAACGGCAGGTCGGGGGCGAAACACTCCGCGGACGAACCGGAGGGGCGGTCACCCTCGCGGTCGGTATGTCCAAAATCATGACCGACTCCATGCAACGCTTCTCTAGCTCCTTTTCGATGGATGGAGTGGTCAAGTATTGGTTTCACTTCGCAATCATGTTCGAAGCGTTGTTCATCCTGACAACCATCGATACCGGGACGCGAATAGCAAGATTCCTTCTGCAAGAGATCCTTGGAAAGCTACATCCGCAGTTTGCGAAGATGGATTGGATGCCCGGCGTCTTGATCAGCACTGCACTCGTCACGTTGGGATGGGGCTCCCTGATTTGGAGCAGCTCGATCGATACGATCTGGCCTATGTTCGGTATCGCCAATCAACTCCTCGCGGGTATAGCCCTATGCGTCGTAACCGCGTGGATGTTCCAGTCGGGACGGGGCAAGTGGTGGTGGACCACCGTTATCCCTCTTTGCTTCATCGCACTGACTACCCTCACGGCGAGCGCTCAAATGATCACCGGGAATTTCCTCCCCATGTTCAGCAATGGGCTCCGAGCGGGTGTTTATGGCGATACCTTGCGAGGTGGACTTTGTACCGCGGCCATCCTCTTTTTGATCATCTGCTTTGTGGTCATCGTGATCGCGACCATCAATCGCTGCGTCGAGTTCTCCAACCGTCCCAAAAAGGAAGCAACGTGA
- the glgX gene encoding glycogen debranching protein GlgX codes for MLMRHPLPDLQFAYRLPYGANVHERGVQFTIFSRSATQMRLLLYKDVNDREPSEVIEFDRKADRWGDVWSIFVPGLKPGQLYHLQANGPFDPESGQWFDGNARLIDPYAKALAGCCQQTTDGVIRPPKCVVVDDAFDWEGDRHIRRPLSDSIIYEMHVRGFTQHKSSSVQHPGTYLGVIEKIPYLKSLGVTAVELMPVHEFPILDVYGNVPERQNYWGYDPMNFFSPHRGYSHSKEPGAQVQEFKEMVKALHQAGIEVILDVVFNHTCEGNERGPVLSFKGLENQVYYILNSGGAHYSNYSGCGNTFNGNHPVCRELIFHCLRHWVHNYHIDGFRFDLASILSRDRYGNLMPNPPLVDLIAEDPMLADTKIIAEAWDAAGAYQVGSFGDLRWAEWNGRFRDDVRRYWRGDGGMVGAMATRLSGSSDLYEHAGRAPYCSINFVTSHDGFTMNDLVTYKDKHNEANGEGNRDGDNNNCSDNYGVEGPTKKKAVENIRVRQIKNMMSTLLLSQGVPMVVMGDEVRRTQRGNNNAYCQDNDISWFHWDQVDSQSEMLRFTQALIEFRKMQPSLRRQQFLTGRPQDQRGIPDVSWFESTGKPIHWDAPNGTLVCWLGKPTPAEDPEGFGRDILIMLNGTPETKQFIMPAATRGIRWRLFMDTAKESPKDVYPDLDGPLAPASRQIELIYRSSMVWIGDQ; via the coding sequence ATGCTCATGCGGCACCCGCTTCCTGATCTGCAATTCGCCTACCGCTTGCCGTACGGTGCAAACGTCCACGAACGTGGCGTTCAGTTCACGATCTTTAGTCGATCGGCGACCCAGATGCGGTTGCTGCTCTACAAGGATGTGAACGACCGTGAGCCAAGCGAAGTCATCGAGTTCGACCGCAAGGCGGATCGATGGGGAGATGTCTGGAGCATCTTTGTTCCAGGACTCAAACCAGGGCAACTATACCATTTGCAAGCCAATGGGCCTTTTGATCCGGAATCGGGTCAGTGGTTCGATGGCAATGCGAGACTTATCGACCCGTACGCCAAAGCGCTTGCGGGTTGCTGTCAACAAACAACCGATGGTGTCATTCGTCCTCCCAAGTGCGTGGTGGTCGATGATGCGTTCGATTGGGAGGGCGACCGGCACATCCGACGCCCCTTGAGCGACTCGATCATATACGAGATGCATGTGCGTGGATTCACACAGCACAAGTCCTCGAGCGTTCAGCACCCTGGAACCTACCTAGGTGTCATCGAGAAAATCCCCTACCTGAAGAGCTTGGGGGTGACCGCGGTGGAATTGATGCCCGTGCATGAATTCCCCATCCTTGATGTCTATGGAAACGTTCCTGAGCGCCAGAACTACTGGGGTTACGACCCCATGAACTTCTTCTCTCCCCACCGAGGCTACTCGCATTCGAAAGAACCGGGTGCCCAGGTGCAGGAGTTCAAGGAGATGGTCAAAGCCTTGCACCAAGCGGGAATCGAAGTCATTCTCGACGTGGTGTTCAACCACACCTGTGAAGGAAACGAGCGGGGGCCCGTGCTTTCGTTCAAGGGGCTTGAGAACCAAGTCTATTACATTTTGAATTCAGGGGGCGCTCACTACAGCAACTACAGCGGCTGCGGGAACACCTTCAACGGCAATCACCCTGTTTGCCGCGAATTGATTTTCCACTGCCTCCGCCATTGGGTTCACAACTACCACATCGACGGTTTCCGTTTCGATTTGGCGAGTATTCTCTCTCGCGATCGATACGGCAATTTGATGCCCAATCCGCCCTTGGTCGACTTGATCGCGGAAGATCCTATGCTGGCCGATACGAAAATTATCGCCGAGGCTTGGGACGCTGCGGGTGCCTATCAAGTGGGATCGTTTGGCGATCTGCGATGGGCCGAGTGGAATGGGCGATTCCGAGATGATGTGCGCCGGTATTGGCGAGGCGATGGCGGCATGGTCGGTGCGATGGCTACCCGGTTGAGCGGATCTTCGGATCTGTATGAACACGCAGGTCGCGCTCCGTATTGCAGCATCAACTTTGTCACTTCCCATGATGGCTTCACCATGAACGACCTTGTCACGTACAAGGACAAGCATAATGAAGCCAACGGGGAAGGAAATCGCGACGGGGACAACAATAACTGCAGCGACAACTACGGAGTCGAGGGTCCTACGAAAAAGAAGGCCGTCGAAAACATCCGCGTTCGACAGATCAAAAACATGATGTCGACACTGTTGCTCAGCCAAGGTGTACCGATGGTCGTGATGGGGGACGAAGTCCGACGTACGCAGCGAGGCAATAACAATGCTTACTGCCAAGACAACGACATTTCGTGGTTCCATTGGGATCAAGTGGATTCACAGAGCGAGATGTTACGCTTCACCCAAGCGTTGATCGAGTTCCGCAAGATGCAGCCTTCTCTCCGAAGGCAACAATTCTTGACCGGACGCCCGCAAGATCAACGAGGTATTCCCGATGTCAGCTGGTTCGAGTCGACCGGAAAACCAATCCACTGGGACGCCCCCAATGGCACATTGGTTTGCTGGCTCGGCAAGCCAACCCCCGCGGAAGACCCGGAAGGCTTCGGACGCGATATCTTGATCATGCTCAACGGAACTCCCGAGACCAAACAATTCATCATGCCGGCCGCAACCCGCGGGATCCGATGGCGATTGTTCATGGATACAGCGAAAGAGTCTCCCAAGGACGTGTATCCTGATCTCGATGGTCCTTTGGCTCCAGCTAGCCGTCAAATCGAATTGATCTACCGATCCTCCATGGTGTGGATCGGCGATCAGTAA
- the bioB gene encoding biotin synthase BioB, which translates to MLSPTAVPSTDSIWHSLAASVLAGQEISRSQALSILESSDEEWLDLLGAAYRIRHQYFGKTVQLYFLMNAKSGLCPEDCHYCSQSKISDAPIPKYNILSRDKLMDGARLAAERKSKTYCIVISGRAPNEREMKAVETIVPEIKRTYGLNICACLGLLNEDQAKRLKAAGVDKVNHNLNTSRDHYAEICTTHTFDDRVETLQHVRNAGMQLCSGGIIGMGEKKEDIVEMAFSLKELSVESIPLNFLHAIDGTPFEKQEYLDARDCIRALCMMRFVNPRSELRIAGGRERHLRSLQPFGLFVANSIFVGDYLTTQGQAPEEDYNMIRDLGFEITESCAGPEEPCC; encoded by the coding sequence ATGCTTTCTCCCACTGCAGTCCCTTCGACCGATTCGATTTGGCATTCGCTTGCAGCCTCGGTTCTCGCTGGTCAGGAGATCAGCCGCTCCCAAGCGTTATCGATTCTCGAGTCCTCCGATGAGGAGTGGCTGGATCTATTGGGAGCCGCCTACCGCATCCGTCATCAGTACTTCGGAAAGACGGTACAGCTCTATTTCTTGATGAATGCGAAGAGCGGTCTCTGTCCAGAGGATTGCCATTACTGCAGCCAGTCGAAGATTTCGGATGCACCGATTCCCAAGTACAACATCTTGAGCCGTGACAAGCTCATGGATGGAGCGAGGTTGGCTGCGGAGCGCAAGAGCAAAACGTATTGCATCGTTATCAGTGGTCGGGCCCCCAATGAGCGAGAGATGAAGGCGGTGGAGACGATCGTTCCGGAGATCAAGCGGACGTATGGTCTGAATATCTGTGCCTGTTTGGGACTTCTCAACGAGGATCAGGCCAAGCGATTGAAGGCGGCAGGCGTGGACAAAGTGAATCACAATCTGAACACGAGTCGCGACCATTACGCGGAGATCTGCACGACGCACACGTTTGACGATCGAGTAGAAACGCTGCAGCATGTGCGAAATGCGGGCATGCAGCTGTGCAGCGGCGGCATCATTGGGATGGGGGAAAAGAAAGAGGACATCGTCGAGATGGCATTTTCTTTGAAGGAGTTATCCGTTGAGTCGATTCCGTTGAATTTTCTGCATGCGATCGATGGCACACCCTTCGAAAAGCAGGAGTATCTCGATGCACGCGATTGCATCCGAGCCTTGTGCATGATGCGATTTGTAAATCCGCGAAGTGAATTGCGTATTGCGGGAGGCCGTGAGCGTCACCTGCGATCGTTGCAACCGTTTGGTCTGTTTGTAGCGAATAGTATTTTTGTTGGCGATTACTTGACCACGCAGGGGCAGGCACCCGAAGAGGATTACAACATGATACGAGACTTGGGATTTGAGATCACCGAAAGCTGCGCTGGACCTGAGGAGCCTTGTTGCTGA
- a CDS encoding glutamine synthetase beta-grasp domain-containing protein: MSSEKKFKLEYVWLDGYLPEPNLRSKTKVVDTAPKSVADLALWGFDGSSTQQAEGKSSDCILKPVALYPDSTRVNGFLVMCEVLLPNGEPHPSNFRNTVDEDPDLWIGFEQEYFFFENGRPLGFPEEGFPGPQGPYYTSIGYKNCGDIARQIVEEHINITLDAGIFLEGVNAEVAKGQWEFQVFGKGSKKVCDDMWIARYLLIRLAEKYGIDIEFHCKPIKGDWNGSGMHTNFSTKKLREEGGKEYFEKLMAAFDKYRDEHIAAYGPDNHLRLTGLHETQSIDKFNYGVADRGASIRIPHSFINSGYKGYLEDRRPNSQADPYKIVSRILKTIKTVS; this comes from the coding sequence ATGTCTTCTGAAAAGAAATTTAAGCTCGAGTATGTATGGTTGGACGGCTATTTGCCGGAGCCCAACCTCCGCAGCAAGACGAAGGTCGTCGATACTGCGCCAAAGAGTGTCGCGGATCTCGCCCTGTGGGGATTCGACGGTAGCTCTACCCAACAAGCCGAAGGCAAGAGTTCCGATTGCATTTTGAAGCCCGTTGCTCTCTACCCAGATAGCACGCGCGTCAACGGCTTTCTCGTGATGTGTGAAGTGCTCCTTCCTAATGGCGAGCCTCACCCATCCAACTTCCGCAATACGGTTGATGAAGATCCCGATCTTTGGATCGGATTCGAACAAGAATACTTCTTCTTCGAGAACGGTCGTCCCCTCGGATTCCCTGAAGAGGGATTCCCAGGACCGCAGGGACCTTACTACACCAGTATCGGTTACAAGAACTGCGGCGACATCGCCCGTCAGATCGTAGAAGAGCACATCAACATTACCTTGGACGCAGGCATTTTCCTGGAAGGGGTCAATGCGGAAGTTGCGAAGGGGCAATGGGAATTCCAGGTCTTCGGCAAAGGCTCGAAGAAGGTTTGCGACGACATGTGGATCGCACGCTATCTCTTGATTCGTCTTGCTGAGAAGTACGGCATCGACATCGAGTTCCACTGCAAGCCCATCAAGGGTGACTGGAATGGTTCCGGTATGCATACCAACTTCTCCACCAAGAAGTTGCGAGAAGAAGGTGGCAAGGAGTACTTCGAGAAACTCATGGCTGCATTTGACAAGTATCGCGATGAGCACATCGCCGCTTACGGTCCAGACAACCACCTGCGATTGACCGGTCTCCACGAGACCCAGTCGATCGACAAGTTCAATTACGGGGTTGCCGACCGCGGTGCATCCATTCGTATCCCGCACAGCTTTATCAACAGCGGATACAAGGGATACCTCGAAGATCGACGTCCTAACTCGCAAGCCGATCCATACAAGATCGTTTCGCGAATTCTCAAGACGATCAAGACCGTCAGCTAA